One region of Oryza sativa Japonica Group chromosome 10, ASM3414082v1 genomic DNA includes:
- the LOC136353707 gene encoding uncharacterized protein has translation MEHAPLRDRVSRELLRSVNEMGHTLQAPRGGEDTENTLRNVLEKVRQRCRKLAARLGCRSVGLDDVYQPGRLPPPLPQSARPSIARHSIRIEEREGVGGSSSSRIKQGRGKGKAPAPPSDDDDDEDEEDEDYVAPDAEEIDMSQLPDAPQGTQPTQYNLRSTRAAKKRYTPVSQAIRRQRKK, from the exons ATGGAGCACGCCCCACTTAGAGACAGAGTC TCGAGAGAGCTCCTCAGGAGTGTGAATGAAATGGGGCATACCCTCCAAGCTCCGAGGGGTGGTGAGGACACGGAGAACACACTCCGCAATGTTTTAgag aaagttcgtcaaaggtgccggaaacttgcagcaagattaggttgcaggtcggttggattggacgacgtgtaccaaccggggagactaccaccaccactacctcaaTCCGCGCGTCCAAGTATCGCTCGACACTCCATCAGGATAGAAGAGCGTGAAGGAGTtggtggctcgtcgtcgtcacgcattaagcaagggaggggaaaggggaaggcgccggctccacctagcgacgacgatgacgacgaggacgaggaggatgaggactacgtcgcaccagacgccgaggagatagacatgtcacagcttcccgacgcgcctcaggggacgcaacccacgcaatacaacttgcgatccactcgggcagcgaaaaagag GTACACTCCGGTCTCGCAAGCAATTCGGCGCCAACGGAAGAAGTAA